One segment of Xiphias gladius isolate SHS-SW01 ecotype Sanya breed wild chromosome 1, ASM1685928v1, whole genome shotgun sequence DNA contains the following:
- the LOC120788931 gene encoding CD82 antigen-like: MGKGCVTATKYFLFLFNLVFFLFGVVIMGFGLWLLLDNQSFIVVLNNSTPVKVACYILIGVGAFSMLMGFLGCLGAIYEIRCLLGLYFTCLLLILGAQVAAGALIYFQKDVLNEETSKIVTKVLDTYPGNNSTTEQAWDFIQRNMECCGWSSHLDWNGNMVIVNSSRLLFPCSCQNISLAAGNFSDSGFCEAQTPDWPVYDMGCGASVESWLLTNLGVVLGICLGVAVVELLGMILSICLCRNVRTEDYTKVPKY, encoded by the exons ATGGGGAAAGGCTGCGTGACAGCGACCAAGTACTTCCTGTTCCTCTTCAACCTCGTCTTCTTt CTGTTCGGGGTCGTTATCATGGGCTTCGGACTGTGGCTCCTCCTGGACAATCAGAGCTTCATCGTCGTCCTGA ATAACTCCACACCCGTTAAGGTGGCCTGCTACATCCTGATCGGAGTCGGGGCTTTCTCCATGCTCATGGGCTTCCTCGGCTGCTTGGGGGCCATTTATGAGATCCGCTGTCTCCTTGGCCTG taCTTCACCTGCCTCCTGCTGATCCTCGGCGCTCAGGTGGCAGCCGGCGCGCTCATCTACTTCCAGAAGGATGTG TTGAACGAGGAGACGTCCAAGATCGTCACCAAGGTGCTGGATACGTACCCCGGCAACAACTCCACCACAGAGCAGGCCTGGGACTTCATCCAGAGGAAT ATGGAGTGCTGTGGCTGGAGCAGTCATCTGGACTGGAACGGCAACATGGTCATCGTCAACAGCTCCCGGCTGCTGTTCCCCTGCTCCTGCCAGAACATCTCGCTCGCCGCCGGGAACTTCTCCGACAGCGGCTTCTGCGAGGCTCAGACGCCCGACTGGCCCGTATACGACATG GGCTGCGGCGCCAGCGTGGAGAGCTGGCTCCTCACCAACCTCGGGGTCGTGCTGGGAATCTGCCTCGGAGTGGCCGTCGTTGAG CTGCTGGGCATGATCCTGTCCATCTGCCTCTGCAGGAACGTTCGCACAGAGGATTACACCAAAGTGCCAAAGTACTAA